The Cloacibacillus sp. An23 genome segment TGCCGTCTATCGTAACGGTCTTGTTGTCTATGTAGACGTCGTGCTCTTTGCCTATGTAGTAGAGGCCGAAGCAGAGCAGCACCAGCAGAACGACGAGCGTTATGCGGATGACGAGCCTTCTTTTGTTGATGCCTTCCATCGTTATTCTCCTCTCAGGCTGCTGCGCGCCGCTATCTTGTCGCGGTGGCGCTTCCACGCGTGGAGCACGAGCGCGAGCGCTATTATTCCGTACGAGACGAAGACGCGGAAGTATTCGCCGAGCTGCGCCTGTCCTATGAGCTCCTTGCCGGCCATCGGCGATACGACGAACATCAGGTGGAAGAGCACGACGCCGACGAAGACGTTGGCTATCGTCGCGCGGCTGACTGAGGCTCCGCCTATGAGTATCGCCGCTATCGCGAACATGCCGGCCTGGTCATGGCTGTTGTAGGTGTTCATCGTGCCGATGTTCTGAAGGAATATTATCTGTCCGAAGCAGGCGAGCACGGTCGAGATTATTATCGCGATTATCCTCGTGCGCTCGACCGGGATGCCCGCGGCCTCGGCGACCGCCATGTCCTGCCCTATCGCGCGCATGTCCTGCCCCAGCTTCGTGCGGCGGAACCATATTATGAACAGGCAGAACACGCCGATGAGTATGAACGTCGCGACGGGCACGTCTATCGTACCTATTTTGAACGGGATGAGGGTGTCGAGGGTGCGGCGGATGCCGGTGAGGTTGATGGCGTTGCGTATGCCGTAGCCGCGCGAGAGGACGAGCTGCGGGTTGGATATCGGTATCAGCCTGCCCATGCCGTAGAGCACGACGAGCTGGTAGACGCCGTTGATGAAGAACCCGAGGATATACGAGGTGACCATTTCGCGTCCTTTAGCCCTGTTGAGGACTGCGCCGCATATATAGCCGAGCACTATAGCTATCGGCATTCCGACGATAGACGCGAGCAGCATCCCCGGCCATCCCGCGACGGCCCAGTCGGTGACGAAGATCAGCCCTATCTGACCGGCCATAGCGCCGAGCACCATCCCGAAGTTCAGCCCCATGCCCGCGAGTATCGGGATGAGCAGCGATAGAACTAGGAAGGAGTTGCGCGCGAGGCGCGTCAGCATTTCCTGTATGAGGTACGTCGCGGAGAAGCCCGAGAGCGGAATGGCTATCGCCGAGAGGCCGATGAAAACGATCGGGACGGCGTAGTCCGCGAGCACGCTTCTTATGTCTTTTTTATTGCCGGCCATTATCGTTTCACCGTCACTTTCCTGGTAAGAGCGTAGAGGATCATTCCGTTGCTGACTATGATTCGTATGACTTCGGACATGTCCGTCTGCATGACGCTGTTGATGACGGACGGAGTCATCGTGAGTATCCCCTGGAAGAGGAAGGTGCCGACTACGACGTTCACCATGGTGGCCTTATTCACCGTAGCTCCGCCGAGGAGTATAGCGGCGACCGCGGGGAAAGCCATGTAGAACGGCCCCATGTAGAGCTGGATGAATCCGAAGCTCTGCTCGTAGACGAGTATCCCTATAGCTCCGAGCACGGTGGACATGACGACCGATATGGTGCGCATTTTATCGACGTTGATGCCGGAGGCGCGCGCGAACTCAGGGTTCGAGCCGACGGCGGTTATCGCGGTCCCGGTCTTGGTGCGGAAGAAGGCCCAGACGAGGAATGCCACGAAGGCGAAGAAGAGGAACATCCCGACGGGGATGTAGAAGAACTCGCCTATCCTGATGTTGACGTACTGGCTGAGCGCGTTGAGCCAGAAGCCTTCGACGCTTATCGTCGTGCGGAGGCCGGAGCCGCCGTAGCCCCATATCATAGTCGGACTCGTGTATGGCAGCAGAAGCCACGCTATGCACATGAGCGCGACGGATGAGAATCCGACGTAGGTCGCTATCATCATTTCGTCGCCCTTGACCTTGTTGAGAAGCTGTCCGTACATCCATCCGAGGACGGCGGCTATCGGGACGGCTATCGCCAGCGCAATGACGAAGCCTATCGCGCCCTCGACGCCTATCTGTATGGAGGTGACGGCTCCGAGAAGTCCCGCGATTATGCCGAGCGGCAGCCCGAAGTTGAGGCCGCACCCCGACTGTATCATCGGCACCATCGCTAGCACCAGTATGCCGTTCATTCCGACGCGGACGAGCGTGTCGGAGATGGATGCGTCGAGCCTGACGCCGACGAACGGCGCCGCGACGAACAGCGCGAGAAGGAACAGCGCTATTATTATTCGCGGCCAGCCGGCGTTTTCGATAAATTCATGCAGTTTGCCCTTCATTAGTCTCTCACCTGTCGTTCATTTATTGGTTTGCCGCGGCGGCCTCTTCGGAGACGTGGCCGAGCATCAGCATACCGAACTCCTCGGCCTCCGCCGACGCCGGAAGTATTCCGCATACGCGCCCTTCGTTGATTATCGCTATGCGGTCGCATATCGAACGGAGCTCCTCGAGCTCCGAGGAGGTCATGATGATCGTCGTGCCGTTCTCCCTGTTGGCGCGCCGCAGCGTGTCTAGGACTAGCTTCTTCGCGCCGACGTCGATGCCGCGCGTCGGCTCTGATACGAAGAGTATCTCAGGCTTCACGGCGAAAGCTTTCGCGAGGCACACCTTCTGCTGGTTGCCGCCCGAGAGCTCTATCGCGCGCTGCTTC includes the following:
- a CDS encoding ABC transporter permease, which codes for MAGNKKDIRSVLADYAVPIVFIGLSAIAIPLSGFSATYLIQEMLTRLARNSFLVLSLLIPILAGMGLNFGMVLGAMAGQIGLIFVTDWAVAGWPGMLLASIVGMPIAIVLGYICGAVLNRAKGREMVTSYILGFFINGVYQLVVLYGMGRLIPISNPQLVLSRGYGIRNAINLTGIRRTLDTLIPFKIGTIDVPVATFILIGVFCLFIIWFRRTKLGQDMRAIGQDMAVAEAAGIPVERTRIIAIIISTVLACFGQIIFLQNIGTMNTYNSHDQAGMFAIAAILIGGASVSRATIANVFVGVVLFHLMFVVSPMAGKELIGQAQLGEYFRVFVSYGIIALALVLHAWKRHRDKIAARSSLRGE
- a CDS encoding ABC transporter codes for the protein MKGKLHEFIENAGWPRIIIALFLLALFVAAPFVGVRLDASISDTLVRVGMNGILVLAMVPMIQSGCGLNFGLPLGIIAGLLGAVTSIQIGVEGAIGFVIALAIAVPIAAVLGWMYGQLLNKVKGDEMMIATYVGFSSVALMCIAWLLLPYTSPTMIWGYGGSGLRTTISVEGFWLNALSQYVNIRIGEFFYIPVGMFLFFAFVAFLVWAFFRTKTGTAITAVGSNPEFARASGINVDKMRTISVVMSTVLGAIGILVYEQSFGFIQLYMGPFYMAFPAVAAILLGGATVNKATMVNVVVGTFLFQGILTMTPSVINSVMQTDMSEVIRIIVSNGMILYALTRKVTVKR